A window of Pedococcus aerophilus contains these coding sequences:
- the def gene encoding peptide deformylase, with protein MSIQNIRLFGDPVLRTAAEPVVDFDRELRQLVKDLTDTMMDAPGAGLAAPQIGVGLRVFTYWIDGELGHLVNPDLSLSDEMQDGEEGCLSFPGMKFETPRSLRVVAKGFNQFGEPVLIEGSELMARCIQHETDHLDGILFIDRMDREQRKLAMRAIREAQWSGEAAPTVKVSPHATFGRSL; from the coding sequence GTGTCGATCCAGAACATCCGCCTCTTCGGTGACCCGGTGCTGCGCACCGCCGCCGAACCCGTCGTCGACTTCGACCGTGAGCTCCGCCAGCTGGTCAAGGACCTCACCGACACGATGATGGACGCGCCCGGCGCTGGCCTTGCGGCACCGCAGATCGGCGTGGGCCTGCGCGTGTTCACGTACTGGATCGACGGCGAGCTCGGGCACCTCGTCAACCCCGACCTGTCGCTGTCCGACGAGATGCAGGACGGCGAGGAGGGCTGCCTGTCGTTCCCCGGCATGAAGTTCGAGACGCCGCGGTCGCTGCGGGTGGTGGCCAAGGGCTTCAACCAGTTCGGGGAGCCGGTCCTCATCGAGGGCTCCGAGCTCATGGCCCGCTGCATCCAGCACGAGACCGACCACCTCGACGGCATCTTGTTCATCGACCGGATGGACCGCGAGCAGCGCAAGCTCGCCATGCGGGCGATCCGCGAGGCCCAGTGGTCGGGCGAGGCCGCGCCCACCGTCAAGGTCAGCCCGCACGCGACGTTCGGCAGGAGCCTGTGA
- the fmt gene encoding methionyl-tRNA formyltransferase, translating into MRLVFAGTPEVAVPALAALHASEHEVVAVVTRPDARSGRGRGLAQSPVRQWAQEHGIEVLTPRKPGEEDFLERLRELEPDVCPVVAYGALIPRVALDVPRHGWVNLHFSLLPAWRGAAPVQHALMAGDEMTGASTFLIEQGLDTGPVYGVMTERVRPTDTSGDLLGRLAEGGAGLLVATMDGIEDGSLRPVPQSPEGVSLAPKIEVADAQVRWDRPAVAVDRLVRGCTPAPGAWTTFRGERVKLAPVSLTAADAPEGLAPGEVVAGKREVWVGTGTTPVLLGQVRPHGKKDMAAPDWARGTRIARGESFTMVEAQA; encoded by the coding sequence CTGCGCCTCGTCTTCGCCGGTACCCCCGAGGTCGCGGTCCCGGCCCTGGCCGCACTCCATGCCTCCGAGCACGAGGTGGTCGCGGTCGTCACGCGACCGGATGCCCGTTCCGGGCGCGGCCGTGGCCTCGCCCAGTCACCGGTCCGGCAGTGGGCGCAGGAGCACGGCATCGAGGTGCTCACCCCGCGCAAGCCCGGGGAGGAGGACTTCCTCGAGCGGTTGCGCGAGCTCGAGCCCGACGTGTGCCCCGTCGTGGCGTACGGCGCGCTCATCCCGCGCGTGGCTCTCGACGTCCCCCGCCACGGCTGGGTCAACCTGCACTTCTCGCTGCTCCCTGCATGGCGCGGCGCGGCCCCGGTCCAGCACGCGCTCATGGCCGGCGACGAGATGACCGGTGCGTCCACCTTCCTCATCGAGCAGGGCCTGGACACCGGCCCGGTGTATGGCGTGATGACCGAACGCGTCCGTCCCACCGACACCTCCGGTGACCTCCTGGGTCGTCTCGCCGAAGGGGGAGCCGGGCTGCTCGTGGCGACGATGGACGGGATCGAGGACGGTTCGCTGCGACCCGTGCCGCAGAGCCCCGAGGGGGTCTCGCTGGCGCCCAAGATCGAGGTGGCCGACGCGCAGGTCCGGTGGGACAGGCCTGCCGTCGCGGTCGACAGGCTCGTCCGCGGCTGTACCCCGGCACCGGGTGCCTGGACGACGTTTCGCGGCGAGCGGGTCAAGCTGGCGCCGGTCTCGCTGACCGCCGCCGACGCCCCCGAGGGCCTGGCCCCCGGCGAGGTCGTCGCGGGCAAACGTGAGGTCTGGGTCGGCACCGGGACCACCCCGGTCCTGCTCGGCCAGGTGCGCCCGCACGGCAAGAAGGACATGGCCGCCCCCGACTGGGCGCGCGGCACCCGCATCGCACGAGGAGAGTCCTTCACCATGGTCGAGGCACAGGCATGA
- a CDS encoding RsmB/NOP family class I SAM-dependent RNA methyltransferase has translation MSESDGGGRRDDNRSGRPDDNRRGGPGGRDGERRAAGPRRNAQGRQRPERAHGGRERSAQKPSERGRTSDPQRLAAYTVMRAVADGAYANLELPKVLRDKDIRGRDAAFTTELVYGAVRMHGLYDPIISVAAARPIAKIDENVVDTLRLGAHQLLGMRVPTHAAVDETVALARKVNGAGAAGFVNAVMRRISERDLDAWLAEVVPTNGDLTARLAVEHSHPEWVVKALRAALLGHGAATAETIDDDLSSLVASDNDPAKVSLVARPGLSSVSELVDDGAEASWLSPVGAILPGGDPGAIRAVREGRAAVQDEGSQLLALALAAVPVEAEAPEQWLDLCAGPGGKAGLLAALALQAGADLTANEVTEHRTELVRQTLRPALLQAGAHGRTIDVRTGDGRFYGEDEPGRYHRVLVDAPCTGLGALRRRPEARWRRTPADLADLGALQRELLASAIDATAPGGVIAYATCSPHLAETQFVVRDVTRKRDDVELLDAREYLRDASGEVVDVPGGGKTVQLWPHLHGTDGMFLALLRKTR, from the coding sequence ATGAGCGAGTCCGACGGCGGCGGCCGGCGCGACGACAACCGCAGCGGTCGACCCGACGACAACCGCCGCGGCGGCCCGGGTGGGCGGGACGGCGAACGTCGTGCCGCTGGTCCTCGACGGAACGCCCAGGGGCGGCAGCGTCCCGAGCGCGCGCACGGCGGGCGGGAGCGCTCGGCGCAGAAGCCGAGCGAACGCGGCCGCACGAGCGACCCGCAGCGGCTCGCCGCCTACACGGTGATGCGTGCTGTCGCCGACGGGGCCTACGCCAACCTCGAGCTCCCGAAGGTGTTGCGGGACAAGGACATCCGAGGCCGGGACGCCGCGTTCACGACCGAGCTGGTCTACGGCGCGGTCCGCATGCACGGCCTCTACGACCCGATCATCTCCGTCGCCGCCGCACGACCGATCGCGAAGATCGACGAGAACGTCGTCGACACGCTGCGCCTCGGTGCGCACCAGCTGCTCGGCATGCGTGTCCCCACCCACGCCGCGGTCGACGAGACGGTGGCCCTGGCCCGCAAGGTCAACGGTGCGGGCGCTGCCGGGTTCGTCAACGCCGTGATGCGCCGCATCAGCGAGCGCGACCTCGACGCGTGGCTGGCCGAGGTCGTCCCGACGAACGGTGACCTCACGGCCCGGCTCGCCGTCGAGCACTCCCACCCGGAGTGGGTGGTCAAGGCCTTGCGCGCCGCCCTGCTCGGCCACGGCGCAGCCACGGCCGAGACGATCGACGACGACCTCAGCTCGCTCGTCGCCTCGGACAACGACCCGGCCAAGGTCTCCCTCGTCGCACGCCCTGGCCTCAGCAGCGTCAGTGAGCTCGTCGACGACGGCGCCGAGGCCTCGTGGCTCTCCCCGGTCGGTGCGATCCTTCCCGGAGGTGACCCGGGCGCCATACGGGCGGTGCGTGAGGGGCGAGCCGCGGTCCAGGACGAGGGCTCGCAGCTGCTCGCCCTCGCCCTCGCCGCGGTGCCGGTCGAGGCCGAGGCACCCGAGCAGTGGCTGGACCTCTGCGCGGGTCCCGGTGGCAAGGCGGGACTGCTGGCCGCGCTGGCGCTGCAGGCCGGCGCCGACCTCACGGCCAACGAGGTGACCGAGCACCGTACGGAGCTCGTGCGACAGACCCTGCGCCCGGCCCTGCTCCAGGCCGGTGCCCACGGTCGGACGATCGACGTACGTACCGGTGACGGCAGGTTCTACGGCGAGGACGAGCCCGGTCGCTACCACCGTGTCCTCGTCGACGCGCCGTGCACCGGCCTCGGTGCGCTGCGCCGCCGTCCCGAGGCCCGCTGGCGTCGGACCCCGGCCGACCTCGCCGACCTCGGGGCCCTGCAGCGCGAGCTCCTGGCGTCGGCCATCGACGCCACGGCGCCCGGTGGCGTCATCGCCTACGCCACGTGCAGCCCGCACCTGGCCGAGACGCAGTTCGTCGTGCGCGACGTCACCCGCAAGCGCGACGACGTCGAGCTCCTGGATGCCCGCGAGTACCTGCGTGACGCCTCGGGCGAGGTCGTGGACGTGCCCGGGGGCGGCAAGACCGTCCAGCTGTGGCCGCACCTGCACGGTACCGACGGCATGTTCCTGGCCCTCCTGCGCAAGACCCGCTGA
- the rpe gene encoding ribulose-phosphate 3-epimerase, with translation MQISPSILSADFANLESELARIRNADWAHVDVMDGHFVPNLTLGLPIVEALARVSPIPLDCHLMIEDPDRWAPRYAEAGGSSVTFHVEAARDPREVARSIRAAGARSGMALKPGTAFAPYEELLTDLDMVLVMTVEPGFGGQSFMADQMPKLAQVREAVRRSGGEVWVQVDGGVSATTIEQCAEAGADVFVAGSAVYGADDAAAAVDELRELATRHQH, from the coding sequence GTGCAGATCTCGCCCAGCATCCTGTCGGCCGACTTCGCCAACCTCGAGTCCGAGCTGGCCCGCATCCGCAACGCGGACTGGGCGCACGTCGACGTCATGGACGGGCACTTCGTGCCGAACCTGACGCTCGGGCTCCCGATCGTCGAGGCGCTGGCCAGGGTCAGCCCGATCCCGCTCGACTGCCACCTCATGATCGAGGACCCGGACCGCTGGGCGCCGCGGTACGCCGAGGCCGGTGGCTCGTCCGTCACCTTCCACGTCGAGGCGGCCCGCGACCCGCGCGAGGTCGCCCGGTCCATCCGTGCCGCCGGAGCGCGTTCCGGTATGGCGCTCAAGCCCGGGACCGCGTTCGCCCCCTACGAGGAGCTGCTCACCGACCTCGACATGGTGCTCGTCATGACCGTCGAGCCCGGGTTCGGCGGTCAGTCGTTCATGGCGGACCAGATGCCGAAGCTCGCACAGGTGCGCGAAGCGGTGCGCCGATCCGGTGGCGAGGTGTGGGTGCAGGTCGACGGGGGAGTGTCCGCCACGACCATCGAGCAGTGTGCCGAGGCCGGCGCCGACGTGTTCGTCGCCGGGTCCGCGGTGTACGGCGCGGATGACGCCGCGGCTGCCGTCGACGAGCTGCGCGAGCTGGCCACCCGCCACCAGCACTGA
- the ribD gene encoding bifunctional diaminohydroxyphosphoribosylaminopyrimidine deaminase/5-amino-6-(5-phosphoribosylamino)uracil reductase RibD has translation MHQQDEPRDQVRADRDVAWMRRALELAARGRLPDANPRVGCVLVSADGDLVSEGWHRGAGTAHAEADALGRAGDAARGATAYVTLEPCNHTGRTQPCAQALLDAGVARVVHAQSDPNPRAAGGADVLRDAGVEVVSGVLDEEATALNATWTHLVTTGRPWVTWKLASTLDGRSAAADGTSQWITGPVARDDVHARRSRCGAVIIGTGTALTDDPRLTARRADGTLFDDQPLRVVVGERDLRPGARVLDDSAPTWHLRTRDPKEVLTRLADAEIHHVWLEGGPTMAAAFLAAGLVDEVIAYVAPVFLGRGRPSVGDLGITTITDALRLEPTDITVLGTDVRITASLKEIH, from the coding sequence ATGCACCAACAGGACGAACCGCGCGACCAGGTCCGGGCGGACCGCGATGTCGCCTGGATGCGTCGCGCCTTGGAGCTCGCTGCGCGGGGGCGTCTGCCCGACGCCAACCCGCGGGTCGGCTGCGTCCTCGTCTCCGCCGACGGCGACCTGGTCTCCGAGGGCTGGCACCGCGGAGCCGGGACCGCCCACGCCGAGGCCGACGCGCTGGGCCGGGCCGGTGACGCCGCCCGGGGCGCGACGGCCTACGTCACCCTCGAGCCCTGCAACCACACCGGACGCACCCAGCCCTGCGCACAGGCGCTCCTCGACGCCGGGGTCGCCCGGGTCGTCCACGCCCAGTCCGACCCGAACCCCCGTGCCGCCGGCGGCGCCGACGTGCTCCGTGACGCAGGAGTCGAGGTCGTCAGCGGCGTCCTCGACGAGGAGGCCACGGCCCTCAACGCCACCTGGACCCACCTGGTCACCACAGGACGTCCGTGGGTGACGTGGAAGCTCGCGTCCACCCTCGACGGGCGCAGCGCCGCGGCCGACGGCACCAGCCAGTGGATCACCGGGCCGGTCGCCCGGGACGACGTCCACGCCCGGCGCTCCCGGTGCGGCGCCGTCATCATCGGCACCGGCACCGCCCTGACCGACGACCCGCGCCTCACCGCCCGTCGGGCCGACGGCACGCTGTTCGACGACCAGCCCCTGCGGGTCGTCGTGGGGGAGCGCGACCTGCGACCCGGTGCCCGCGTGCTCGACGACTCCGCACCGACGTGGCACCTGCGGACCCGTGACCCCAAGGAGGTGCTCACGCGCCTCGCCGACGCCGAGATCCACCACGTGTGGCTCGAGGGTGGGCCGACGATGGCCGCCGCGTTCCTCGCCGCCGGCCTCGTCGACGAGGTCATCGCCTACGTCGCCCCCGTCTTCCTCGGCCGTGGACGCCCCTCGGTGGGCGACCTCGGCATCACCACCATCACCGACGCCCTTCGCCTCGAGCCGACCGACATCACCGTGCTCGGAACCGATGTGCGAATCACCGCCTCCCTGAAGGAGATCCACTGA
- a CDS encoding riboflavin synthase, whose protein sequence is MFTGIVEELGHVVGLDTGEDSARLTVSGPLVTTDAVHGASISVNGVCLTVVEHGGGEFTVDVMAETLRRSSLGALVPGAKVNLERAMPASGRFGGHVVQGHVDGTATITHRTPGDRWEVVGFTLPPELARYVVEKGSITVDGVSLTVASVDDTSFTVSLIPTTLDLTTLGHKDVGDPVNLEVDVIAKYVERLMTQQAGAADGDAAQEDHA, encoded by the coding sequence ATGTTCACCGGAATCGTCGAGGAGCTCGGCCACGTGGTCGGGCTCGACACCGGCGAGGACTCGGCCCGCCTCACGGTGAGCGGACCACTCGTGACGACCGATGCGGTCCACGGCGCGTCCATCTCCGTCAACGGCGTCTGCCTCACCGTCGTCGAGCACGGAGGGGGTGAGTTCACCGTCGACGTCATGGCGGAGACGCTCCGACGGTCCAGCCTCGGCGCCCTGGTCCCCGGCGCCAAGGTCAACCTCGAGCGCGCCATGCCGGCGAGCGGGCGGTTCGGGGGCCACGTCGTGCAGGGCCACGTCGACGGCACCGCGACCATCACGCACCGCACCCCGGGCGACCGGTGGGAGGTGGTGGGCTTCACGCTCCCGCCGGAGCTGGCCCGATACGTCGTCGAGAAGGGCTCCATCACCGTCGACGGGGTGAGCCTCACCGTCGCCTCTGTCGACGACACCTCGTTCACCGTCTCGCTCATCCCGACCACGCTCGACCTCACCACCCTGGGCCACAAGGACGTCGGCGACCCCGTCAACCTCGAGGTCGACGTCATCGCCAAGTACGTCGAGCGGCTCATGACCCAGCAGGCCGGCGCCGCCGACGGGGACGCCGCACAGGAGGACCACGCATGA
- the pnuC gene encoding nicotinamide riboside transporter PnuC encodes MNLLDRLFEAQLTIGSQHILWREIVGNAFGFASAIGGMRRRVWAWPVGIVGNALLFTVFFGVAFSNPQHTTLYGQAGRQVFFIITSIYGWLLWRQVRRANRAEGTDRPAITPRWATARERLAYLGFWVAGVVVLQWVFAAIGAGWPAPRWYFWCDAWIFVGSIVATYAMARGWNDFWLAWIAVDLVGVPLLVHSKFYPSAVLYAVYGALVVYGFFVWLKASREETQPDRELAGVGA; translated from the coding sequence ATGAACCTGCTCGACCGCCTCTTCGAGGCCCAGCTGACCATCGGCTCGCAGCACATCCTGTGGCGCGAGATCGTCGGCAACGCCTTCGGGTTCGCCTCGGCCATCGGCGGCATGCGGCGACGCGTGTGGGCCTGGCCGGTGGGCATCGTCGGCAACGCGCTGCTGTTCACCGTGTTCTTCGGCGTCGCCTTCTCCAACCCTCAGCACACCACCCTCTACGGCCAGGCCGGCCGCCAGGTCTTCTTCATCATCACGAGCATCTACGGCTGGCTGCTGTGGCGGCAGGTGCGGCGGGCCAACCGGGCCGAGGGCACCGACCGCCCGGCGATCACCCCTCGCTGGGCGACCGCCCGCGAACGGCTGGCCTACCTCGGGTTCTGGGTCGCCGGAGTGGTCGTCCTCCAGTGGGTTTTCGCCGCCATCGGGGCGGGCTGGCCGGCGCCCCGCTGGTACTTCTGGTGCGACGCCTGGATCTTCGTGGGGTCGATCGTCGCCACCTATGCGATGGCCCGTGGCTGGAACGACTTCTGGCTCGCCTGGATCGCCGTCGACCTCGTCGGTGTCCCGCTGCTGGTGCACTCCAAGTTCTATCCCTCGGCGGTCCTGTATGCCGTGTACGGCGCCCTGGTCGTCTACGGCTTCTTCGTGTGGCTCAAGGCATCCCGCGAGGAGACGCAGCCTGATCGCGAGCTGGCCGGGGTGGGGGCATGA
- a CDS encoding bifunctional 3,4-dihydroxy-2-butanone-4-phosphate synthase/GTP cyclohydrolase II, producing the protein MSRLATIEQALQALRDGRPVLVTDSEDRENEGDVVLAAETLTDEWLAWTIRHTSGYLCAPVTGETADRLGLPLMVADNRDPRRTAYTVTVDAAVGVTTGISAVDRARTIRLLADPASTADSFVRPGHVIPLRAKDGGVLERPGHTEAAVDLCRLAGLAPVGAIGELVNDDGTMMRLPEVLDAGARADLPVVTIAQLIAWRQRHDRVRRLAETELPTAHGTFRAVGYRDVVTGAEHLALVSPRGLSGRAPLVRLHSECLTGDTFGSQRCDCGPQLERALERVAAEGGVVVYLRGHEGRGVGLVAKLQAYALQDQGLDTVDAQVELGLPIDAREYAAGAAVLVDLGIEAVRLLTNNPLKVEALREHGIEVPAVEPISIAPLPTNEHYLRTKRDRMGHRLVIESTDVSGAAG; encoded by the coding sequence ATGAGCCGCCTCGCGACCATCGAGCAGGCCCTCCAGGCGCTGCGCGACGGCCGCCCGGTCCTCGTGACCGACAGCGAGGACCGCGAGAACGAGGGTGACGTCGTGCTCGCCGCCGAGACCCTTACCGACGAGTGGTTGGCGTGGACGATCCGCCACACGAGCGGCTACCTCTGCGCGCCGGTGACCGGCGAGACGGCCGACCGCCTGGGCCTGCCGCTGATGGTCGCCGACAACCGCGACCCCCGCCGCACCGCCTACACGGTCACGGTCGACGCCGCGGTCGGGGTGACCACCGGCATCAGTGCCGTCGACCGTGCCCGCACGATCCGGCTGCTCGCCGACCCGGCCTCCACCGCTGACTCCTTCGTCCGGCCCGGGCACGTGATCCCGTTGCGCGCCAAAGACGGTGGCGTCCTCGAGCGTCCCGGTCACACCGAGGCGGCGGTCGACCTGTGCCGCCTCGCCGGGCTGGCTCCGGTGGGGGCGATCGGTGAGCTGGTCAACGACGACGGCACGATGATGCGCCTGCCCGAGGTCCTCGACGCGGGTGCCCGGGCCGACCTCCCGGTGGTGACGATCGCCCAGCTCATCGCGTGGCGACAGCGCCACGACCGCGTCCGGCGGCTCGCCGAGACCGAGCTCCCCACCGCCCACGGCACCTTCCGGGCCGTCGGCTACCGCGACGTCGTCACCGGTGCCGAGCACCTCGCCCTCGTGAGCCCCCGTGGCTTGTCCGGACGAGCGCCGTTGGTGCGCCTGCACTCCGAGTGCCTCACCGGTGACACCTTCGGCTCCCAGCGGTGCGACTGCGGCCCCCAGCTGGAGCGGGCCCTGGAGCGGGTTGCCGCCGAGGGTGGCGTGGTGGTGTACCTGCGAGGCCACGAGGGACGGGGTGTGGGCCTGGTGGCCAAGCTCCAGGCGTACGCCCTCCAGGACCAGGGCCTCGACACCGTCGACGCCCAGGTCGAGCTCGGCCTGCCCATCGACGCGAGGGAGTATGCCGCCGGCGCAGCCGTGCTCGTCGACCTCGGCATCGAAGCCGTGCGGCTCCTGACGAACAACCCGCTCAAGGTCGAGGCCCTGCGCGAGCACGGCATCGAGGTGCCCGCCGTCGAGCCCATCAGCATCGCGCCGTTGCCGACCAACGAGCACTACCTGCGCACCAAGCGCGACCGGATGGGACACCGCCTGGTCATCGAGAGCACTGACGTGAGTGGAGCAGCAGGATGA
- the ribH gene encoding 6,7-dimethyl-8-ribityllumazine synthase — translation MSGHGAPTIAVDGTGLRVAIVAASWHDVVMDGLVAGAVRGLADAGIESPAVVRVPGAVELSVACARLAPTHDALVALGVVIRGGTPHFDYVCSGVTTGLTQISITTGVPIGFGVLTCDDEQQALDRAGLEGSSEDKGHEAATAAVATAVTLRDLHV, via the coding sequence ATGAGTGGACACGGAGCCCCGACCATCGCGGTGGACGGCACGGGCCTGAGGGTCGCGATCGTCGCGGCGTCGTGGCACGACGTGGTCATGGACGGGCTCGTGGCAGGTGCGGTCCGCGGCCTCGCCGACGCGGGGATCGAGAGCCCTGCGGTGGTCCGTGTCCCCGGCGCAGTAGAGCTGAGTGTCGCCTGCGCCCGGCTCGCCCCGACCCACGACGCGCTCGTCGCCCTTGGCGTCGTCATCCGCGGAGGCACCCCGCACTTCGACTACGTCTGCTCGGGCGTGACGACCGGGCTCACCCAGATCAGCATCACCACGGGCGTGCCCATCGGGTTCGGCGTGCTGACCTGCGACGACGAGCAGCAGGCTCTCGACCGGGCCGGGCTCGAGGGGTCGAGCGAGGACAAGGGCCACGAGGCGGCGACAGCAGCGGTGGCCACCGCGGTCACCCTGCGCGACCTGCACGTCTGA
- a CDS encoding bifunctional FO biosynthesis protein CofGH, translating into MTDNAMRRALARARDGKALDAAEALVLLGARGADLEQLFTSASRVRDAAMVAAGRPGVVTYSRKVFIPLTRLCRDRCHYCTFATVPGRLPAPYLSPDEVLEIARAGAAQGCKEALFTLGDRPEDRWPAAREWLDAHGYDDTLSYVRAMSIRVLEETGLLPHLNPGVMTWSDLQRLKPVAPSMGMMLETTSRAVFEEPGGAHFGSPDKDPAVRLRVLEDAGRVGVPFTTGILVGIGEDAQDRVDSILAIRHVAREYGTVQECIVQNFRAKDDTAMRSTPDLGEEEYLATIAVTRLLLGPTVTVQAPPNLSEPSEIARLLAAGVDDWGGVSPVTPDHVNPERPWPEIERLEQWTAESGLELAERLTAHPRFVRGGLSGDEPWFDPRVRPHVEALADPVTGLARVGAVATGLPWQEPDGGLSDLGAGSGRTDLHASIDTTGRTADRRSDFDQVYGDWDEVATRIDGSAALLPSDARAALARAESDPAGLSDADYLTLFTADGDDLEALTSLADHLRREVVGDDVTYVVNRNINFTNVCYVGCRFCAFAQRKTDADAYTLSLEEVGTRAAEAQALGATEVCLQGGISPDLKAGAYADIVRAVKSAAPGIHVHAFSPMEIATASAKQGVSARAWLEEVKDAGLDSIPGTAAEILDDEVRWVLTKGKLPADQWLEIVATAHELGIPSSSTMMYGHVDHPRHWVGHLRRLQELQDRTGGLTEFVPLPFVHTNAPVYLAGLARPGPTLRDNRAVHAVARLMLHGRIDHVQTSWVKLGVDGTRAMLTGGADDLGGTLMEETISRMAGSEHGSAKTVAELTEIAGGIGRPVRERTTTYGAPARTVPA; encoded by the coding sequence GTGACTGACAACGCGATGCGACGGGCGCTGGCCCGGGCCCGGGACGGCAAGGCCCTGGATGCGGCGGAGGCCCTGGTCCTGCTGGGGGCCCGCGGCGCCGACCTCGAGCAGCTGTTCACCTCGGCCAGCAGGGTCCGGGACGCCGCAATGGTCGCCGCCGGCCGACCCGGCGTGGTCACCTACTCGCGCAAGGTCTTCATCCCGCTGACGAGGCTGTGTCGCGACCGCTGCCACTACTGCACGTTCGCGACCGTCCCCGGTCGTCTCCCCGCGCCATACCTCTCCCCGGACGAGGTGCTGGAGATCGCGCGGGCAGGGGCGGCTCAGGGCTGCAAGGAGGCGCTGTTCACCCTCGGTGACCGGCCCGAGGACCGCTGGCCCGCGGCGCGGGAGTGGCTCGACGCGCACGGGTACGACGACACGCTCTCGTACGTCCGCGCGATGTCCATCCGCGTGCTGGAGGAGACCGGTCTGCTGCCCCACCTCAACCCCGGTGTCATGACGTGGTCGGACCTCCAGCGGCTCAAGCCCGTCGCCCCCTCGATGGGCATGATGTTGGAGACCACCTCGCGGGCGGTGTTCGAGGAGCCCGGGGGAGCGCACTTCGGTTCTCCCGACAAGGATCCCGCGGTCCGCCTGCGGGTCCTCGAGGACGCCGGCCGCGTCGGCGTGCCGTTCACGACCGGCATCCTCGTCGGCATCGGCGAGGACGCCCAGGACCGGGTCGACAGCATCCTCGCGATCCGCCACGTGGCCCGCGAGTACGGCACCGTCCAGGAGTGCATCGTCCAGAACTTCCGGGCCAAGGATGACACCGCGATGCGCTCGACCCCCGACCTCGGCGAGGAGGAGTACCTCGCCACGATCGCGGTGACCCGCCTCCTGCTCGGGCCCACGGTCACCGTGCAGGCGCCCCCGAACCTGTCCGAGCCCAGCGAGATCGCGCGCCTGCTCGCCGCCGGTGTCGACGACTGGGGTGGCGTCTCGCCCGTCACGCCCGACCACGTGAACCCCGAGCGCCCCTGGCCCGAGATCGAGCGCCTCGAGCAGTGGACCGCCGAGTCGGGGCTGGAACTGGCCGAGCGGCTGACCGCGCACCCCCGGTTCGTCCGTGGAGGGCTGTCCGGCGACGAGCCGTGGTTCGACCCGCGCGTGCGCCCGCACGTCGAGGCCCTCGCCGACCCCGTGACCGGCCTGGCCCGCGTGGGTGCCGTGGCGACCGGTCTGCCGTGGCAGGAGCCGGATGGTGGCCTCAGCGACCTCGGCGCCGGCTCCGGTCGTACCGACCTGCACGCCAGCATCGACACGACCGGGCGGACCGCCGACCGCCGCAGCGACTTCGACCAGGTCTACGGCGACTGGGACGAGGTGGCGACGCGCATCGACGGTTCGGCCGCCCTGCTGCCCAGCGACGCCCGTGCAGCCCTTGCCCGCGCCGAGTCCGACCCCGCCGGCCTGTCCGACGCGGACTACCTGACGTTGTTCACCGCCGACGGTGACGACCTCGAGGCGCTGACGTCACTGGCCGACCACCTGCGGCGCGAGGTCGTCGGGGACGACGTCACCTACGTCGTCAACCGGAACATCAACTTCACCAACGTCTGCTACGTCGGTTGTCGCTTCTGCGCGTTCGCCCAGCGCAAGACCGACGCCGACGCCTACACCCTCTCGCTGGAGGAGGTCGGCACCCGCGCCGCGGAGGCCCAGGCGCTCGGTGCCACAGAGGTCTGCCTCCAGGGCGGGATCTCCCCGGACCTCAAGGCCGGCGCGTACGCCGACATCGTCCGCGCCGTGAAGTCCGCGGCCCCCGGCATCCACGTGCACGCCTTCTCTCCCATGGAGATCGCGACCGCCTCGGCCAAGCAGGGCGTCTCCGCCCGCGCCTGGCTGGAGGAGGTCAAGGACGCCGGGCTCGACTCCATACCGGGCACCGCCGCCGAGATCCTCGACGACGAGGTGCGCTGGGTCCTGACCAAGGGCAAGCTGCCCGCCGACCAGTGGCTCGAGATCGTCGCCACCGCGCACGAGCTCGGCATCCCCAGCAGCTCGACGATGATGTACGGCCACGTCGACCACCCGCGCCACTGGGTCGGCCACCTGCGCCGCCTCCAGGAGCTCCAGGACCGCACGGGCGGGCTCACCGAGTTCGTGCCACTGCCGTTCGTCCACACGAACGCCCCGGTCTACCTCGCCGGCCTCGCCCGCCCCGGGCCCACGCTGCGCGACAACCGTGCTGTCCACGCGGTGGCACGCCTCATGCTGCACGGTCGGATCGACCACGTGCAGACGTCATGGGTCAAGCTCGGCGTCGACGGCACTCGCGCGATGCTCACCGGTGGCGCGGACGACCTCGGCGGCACGCTCATGGAGGAGACCATCAGCCGGATGGCCGGCTCCGAGCACGGCTCCGCCAAGACCGTCGCCGAGCTCACCGAGATCGCCGGTGGCATCGGCCGCCCGGTCCGGGAGCGCACGACCACGTATGGTGCCCCGGCCCGGACGGTGCCTGCCTGA